The following is a genomic window from Prevotella sp. E13-17.
TGACCCCAGAAGAGCGTCTGCGCATGGAAGCCGCCATCACCGCCCTCTCCAAGCAGAGCCAGGTGTTCAGCGACACCGTGTCAGCCCGCAAAGCCTTGGATACAGCCTCATCCTACTATGTAGGCCTAGAGTTGGAGAAAGCCCTCAAGAATCCCGGTGGCGAGCACGACCTGCTGTTGCGCAATGGCGACAAGATCATCGTGCCACAGTACACCGAGACCGTGAAGATCAACGGTGAGGTGATGTACCCCAACACCGTGGGCTATGTGAAAGGCAAGAAAGCCAAGTATTACATCAAGCAAGCCGGAGGCTATGGTCAGCGCGCCAAGAAACGCCACACCATCATCATCTACATGAACGGCAAGGTGGCCAAAGCCAAGAGCGGTGCCGTCGTGCAGCCCGGTTCCGAGATTGTGGTGCCCAGCAAGCCCAAGAAAGACCCAGCAGCCCTGAGTCAGTGGTTCAGCATCGGTACATCGATGGCCTCTATCGGCACCATGGTTGCCACCATTGCTAATTTGTTGAAATAACCATCAAGCATCAAAACACTATGGCTGAGAATAAAGAATTAGAAGTCATCAACATACGTCAGATACTGAAGGTACTATGGAAAGGCAGAAAGACCTACTATAAGACGCTGCCTGCCGTCTTCCTCATATCATGCATCTATATCGTCTTTGTGCCACGCTACTACACCTGCAGTGTGAAGCTTGCACCAGAAACAGAAGCCCCCAACACAAGCGGCATGCTAGGTTCGTTAGCCTCATCATTTGGCTTTGACATAGGCACATTGGCCAACCAAGATGCCATTTCTCCCACCCTATATCCCGACCTGATGGAGTCCAACGATTTTGTAGTTAGTTTGTTTCCCGTACAAGTCACTACCGAAGACGGTGAGCTGACCACCAGCTATTATGACTACATCTCGAACCACCAAAAGGCATCGCCCTGGAGTATGCCCTTGATATGGACGAAGAACCTCATCAACAGCATGTTTGAAGACAAGGAAGAAGGGGGAGAAGAAAAGATTAATCCTTTCAGGCTGACACGCCAGCAAGAAAAGATTGCGAAGGCCATGAGAAGTAATATCACCTGTAGTGTAGATAAAAAGACAGACGTTATCACCATCATGGTGAACGATCAAGACCCCCTTATCTGCGCCACCATAGCCGACTCCGTTCGTACTCGTCTGCAAGACTTCATTACCGACTATCGTACCAACAAAGCCCGCATAGACCTGGAATACTACAAGCGGCTAACGGCAGAAGCCAAGACCGACTACGAAAAGGTGCGCAGACAATATGTGAGCATGTCAGATGCCAACAACGACATCATCCTCAAGAGTGTACAGTCGAAGATTGCAGACATGGAGAACGACATGCAGCTGAAGTACAACACCTATAACGTGCTGAACACCCAGTTGCAGGCTGCACGTGCCAAAGTGCAAGAGCGCACCCCAGCCTTCACCGTATTGCAAGGAGCCACCGTTCCCCTCAAGGCCACAGGTCCCAAGCGCATGATATTCGTCTTCGGGATGACCTTCCTTGCATGCTTGGTAATAACTTTTTCTATTGTAAGAAAGGATTTTCACTTAGAATTCTAAAACATAAGGTATCGAATGAATCCACTACAATTCGTAACGAAAAGGATGAGCATCTCCAAAACAAAAGAACTCATTTTAAAAAATCTGTTCTGGTCGCTTTTGGGAAAAACTATTAACCTTATTGGTGGACTTTTTGTAGGAATTCTTGTAGCAAGATACTTGGGACCAGAACAATATGGACTGATGAACTATGTCATCAGTTATGTTTTCCTTTTCCAGACTTTCGCCCTATTTGGTCTTGATGCCATAGAGATAAGAGAAGAATCCAAGCAACAAATACCATATCAACTCATCATAGGAACAGCCTTTTGGTTGAAACTATTCCTTGGCATTATATGTATTCTGTTATCCATTATTACATCCCTGTTGATGACCGATGAGATATACACTACAGCACTTATCGCCATTTATTCTCTGACCATAGTTTTTAATTCGTTCAATGTTATTCGCAACTATTTTATGTCAATAGTACAGAACGAGTTCGTAGTAAAGGCAGAAATAACAAGAACAGTTATCAGCATCGGTATAAAGTGTCTGTTGCTCATATTTAGTACTCACCTTTCCTGGTTTGTAATCGCAGCGATGTTCGACTTTGTGCTTTTGGCAGTAGGATACTACATAGCTTATCGTACGAAAATTGGAAGGGTTAGCGACTGGTCATTCAACATGCAGTATGCCAAATTTCTTATGAAGGAGTCGTTCCCGCTGATGCTTACCAATGCTGCTGTCATTATTTATCAGCGTATTGATCAGGTTATGATAGGTCAGTTGATAGACTCTAAGGCGGTAGGTTACTACTCTGTAGCATCGCGTTTCGTGGAAGTGCTCATATTCATTCCAATCATGTTAGCTCAAACAATAACTCCTATTTTGGTGAGGTTCCGCAAAGAGAGTGAGTCAACTTATAGAATGAAGGCTCAGCAATTCATGAATATCTCACTATGGATGTCAATACTTATATCCGTATTCGTATCTGTAATGTCATATTGGTTGGTAACATTAACCTTCGGAGAAATCTATATGCCTGCTGTTGCTGTTTTACAGATAATGGCGTTCAAGGCAGCCAGCGTTGCCCTATCAAATACTGCGGGGACTATGCTTGTGGCAGAACAGTTGCAACGCTATGCTATTTTCCGTGATGCGTTCGGATGTATTGTATGTATTGGACTGAACTTCTATTTCCTTCCGAAATACGGTATTATAGCTGCTGCTTATATAGCTATAGCAAGTAATGTTGCAGCGGGATATATTGCCGACGCATTGATTCCTGCGTATCGTCATCTTTTTGTTTGTCAGACCAAAGCATTATATTTGGGGTGGAGAGATTTATTGTCAGTTAAAACGCTCTTCAACCCGCCTGCTGCTTAAAGAATATTGCTATGGTATATTTTCCTCTGATATATTTCACTTGTCTGTTTGGCTACATACTTTTCAAGGAGCGCAGTTGGAACATGGATTTGGCAGCAACGTCAATTCTAATGATTATTTCTTTTTGCGCTATCCTCATTGATGAACATGAGCTTTATGGAGAATATGGCGTAAATAACGACTATCTGACGGTACCGACAGTTTTGCTCTTCTGTGCCCAATGGACTATAGTATTATGGTCAATACACATCTTATGCAGATTGCCACTTCGACAAAACGCCCCTATAAAGATGCCAATGTTATACACCTTGTTCGTGTTGCTCATAGTGTCATCTTTCGCAATGATTGCCGTAAGTCTTGAGGATATCAGGGACGCAATGATTATGGATATCGCCGATGTCAGCGATGCTCATTACTACAAATTAGAAGAAGGTATTTCGGGCGACAAAAACTACCTGCTATTCATTCCTAACATCCTGGTTTCAGCGCCCTTCCCGACCCTTGCACTATTCCTGTGGTTCTACATGAAGGCGTTTATGGACTGCTCCATATTCCTTCGTGCAGGAATACTTATTGCTTCTGTTGTTCAGACTATTCTTGCGATTGCTATGGCAGGTCGTGCCGCATTTATTTTCTGGGCTTTTGATTTCTTCCTTGTATATAGCTATTTCTACCAGTATTTACAAAAGAATACACGCTGGTGGATAAACATTACTGCCGCAGTTATTGGAGGACTTGCTGGCGCACTATTCATAGCCATTACGATGGTACGTTTCGACACTGGCTCAAACAGTAATGCATTAGATTCTCTTTTTGCCTATGCCGGGCAACACATCAACAATTTCTGTGCTGTAGTTACCGAAGGAGGTGACACCCCGTTCCTCCCAGGACGAATATTCCCGTTGTTGACTAAGTTATTCACAGGTCAAACCTTTGACCTTTACGAGCACTATAACGAACTAACCCACTCCGTTGATGCCTTAGTAAACGTTTTCGACACTTTTGGAGGAGAGTTATACCTTGACATCGGATTGTTCGGCTATATTTTCTTCTTCATAGCTTTGTTTCTTGTTTTTTTGATTATAAAGAATCGTTGGAAAGAATTAGCGTTCCACCACATTTTCCTATTTGTTATTTTGGTAGCATTCTTCACACGTGGACTCTTTGCTTGGCCCTTTACTGGTCACTATACAACACTTGCATTGCTACTATCAGTATCCTTCTGTTATTTCTTTAAATACATATTCAAGATATGAGTAAGGTCTTTGCAGTAATCGTTACATATAACGGCATGCAGCATCATTGGATAGAAAAATGTCTGAAGAGCCTTGAGCAAAGTACTATGCCAGTTACAGCAATTGTTATTGACAACAACTCTACAGATAACACTTGCGAATATGTTCCGACGTTTTTTCCCAACGCCATATGGTTCCCCCAAGAGAAGAATCTCGGTTTTGGACAAGCTAACAATATAGGTATAAGGTATGCTCTTGACAACGATGCTGACTACATTCTGCTACTCAACCAGGATGCAACGTTACATCCGATGGCGTTGAAACACCTCATTGATGCCTGTGACGGCGAGTCGCTGCTTTCGCCTGTTCATCTTAATGGCGACGGAACAAGACTTGACGAAATGTTTTCGTTCTCAGTACATAAGGCTGGCGGAACAATCGTTGACGATATTCTTACAAACAAACCTCTTGCACAGAGCTATGCGGTCGGCGAGATTTGTGCTGCCTGCTGGCT
Proteins encoded in this region:
- a CDS encoding glycosyltransferase family 2 protein; protein product: MSKVFAVIVTYNGMQHHWIEKCLKSLEQSTMPVTAIVIDNNSTDNTCEYVPTFFPNAIWFPQEKNLGFGQANNIGIRYALDNDADYILLLNQDATLHPMALKHLIDACDGESLLSPVHLNGDGTRLDEMFSFSVHKAGGTIVDDILTNKPLAQSYAVGEICAACWLLPANVVRKIGGFNPLFYHYGEDNNYYQRLVFHNVKTLLVPAATMCHDRQLYGNIEAYKNKLLHRDILFITADINLSVTKILFFLARKLIRLYTTERKQYRIGGFTKEMLWTIGHIVTIRKSRDKDRMAGNSSWI
- a CDS encoding flippase; translated protein: MSISKTKELILKNLFWSLLGKTINLIGGLFVGILVARYLGPEQYGLMNYVISYVFLFQTFALFGLDAIEIREESKQQIPYQLIIGTAFWLKLFLGIICILLSIITSLLMTDEIYTTALIAIYSLTIVFNSFNVIRNYFMSIVQNEFVVKAEITRTVISIGIKCLLLIFSTHLSWFVIAAMFDFVLLAVGYYIAYRTKIGRVSDWSFNMQYAKFLMKESFPLMLTNAAVIIYQRIDQVMIGQLIDSKAVGYYSVASRFVEVLIFIPIMLAQTITPILVRFRKESESTYRMKAQQFMNISLWMSILISVFVSVMSYWLVTLTFGEIYMPAVAVLQIMAFKAASVALSNTAGTMLVAEQLQRYAIFRDAFGCIVCIGLNFYFLPKYGIIAAAYIAIASNVAAGYIADALIPAYRHLFVCQTKALYLGWRDLLSVKTLFNPPAA
- a CDS encoding chain-length determining protein; the encoded protein is MAENKELEVINIRQILKVLWKGRKTYYKTLPAVFLISCIYIVFVPRYYTCSVKLAPETEAPNTSGMLGSLASSFGFDIGTLANQDAISPTLYPDLMESNDFVVSLFPVQVTTEDGELTTSYYDYISNHQKASPWSMPLIWTKNLINSMFEDKEEGGEEKINPFRLTRQQEKIAKAMRSNITCSVDKKTDVITIMVNDQDPLICATIADSVRTRLQDFITDYRTNKARIDLEYYKRLTAEAKTDYEKVRRQYVSMSDANNDIILKSVQSKIADMENDMQLKYNTYNVLNTQLQAARAKVQERTPAFTVLQGATVPLKATGPKRMIFVFGMTFLACLVITFSIVRKDFHLEF